One Drosophila ananassae strain 14024-0371.13 chromosome XR, ASM1763931v2, whole genome shotgun sequence genomic window, ACAGTATACCCTTTGAACCCTATAAATGGCAAATCAAAATCAGGCTACGTCACTGCCAGAAAAATCGAACTTATGTTAAGTGAGCTGAGCTGAGCCCGGCTAAGCTGAAAGTTCGCCCGATTTATCCCATGCAAAAGTCATTTGGCTCCAGCCAGACGTGAAATTGTTTAGTGCATTAAGACGTACTGCCGAatcataatataatatatatcttCATCAAATATTGACAGATGGTAGGGTGTAGGACTCCCTTCCCTTGTAAAAATACACTCGTAATAAGTCAAAATCAATTGCAAGCCATTAGCCGGCCGAGTATGTTTTTTATGTAAGGCTTCCTTCGGAGACTGGAACGATTCATCCTGCGACTCACCCATTAAAGACCCAAACAAATATGATTTTGTATGCAATtgaccagaaccagaaccagaagcAGAGAGGCCTGGGGGCCAAAAATTTAAGGACGTCCTGGCCACTTATCCCATTTCCCCGGCTCAtacatcaaaatctaagagcCATGAAGCAAAAACCACAAACGCAAACACCATAACTCAGTCGGGGAgagggcctgggcctgggcctgagGCTGTCTTACCAAAAAGCGATTACCGGGCTaaggaataaaattaaaaaaatgggCCAGCAAAGAAAATCTCCACCAAATAGGCTGACTCGTTGAAAATTCGATGACAATTAATTACAGTTACGCGCAAGGCGtgaaaatggccaaaataaaaataaaaaacgatCTGGTGGCAGGACGAGAAAGTGGCAGagccagtggcagtggcagtggcaggacGGCATAAATAAGCGTCagcaaattataaattaattcaaACGCATTTAATGAAGAAAAACACCAAGAAAAACAGAAGACAGACGCCGGGCAGTGGAAAGCAAAGGAAAATCACTGCACTGGTCGAAAATATTAGGGATAATAGGAAGGAAAAATAAGAATAATTTGggtaattaaaattaaaggtTAGAGATAGGCCCAAGGTAAAAAACAGTCTTATTAAAATATTCTCTTATAAACTATTATCTAAAAAACAAttctaaaatttataaactaattaaaaaataattaaaaatatctatTGATTTCTTCCTGTCTATACCCAAAAACAATGACCAAAAATAAGAGAGGCCCCGCAGAAGGACATGCCAAATGCAAATTCAGAGCAAACTAAACAACGGACCAAGGACCCACAGCCAAGGACCAAGGATATTTTCGGCGGGTGGCAAGAGTacacaggacacaggacacagAGCGCACAACTCAGTCAGACgtttgaattaaataaatgaaatacataaataaaaacagatGAGCTGTTGCCGGCGTGGCTGCCTCAACCACAAggttggccaaaaaggaaaCAGCCAAAATAAACAGCAACAAGGAGTCGAAAGAGAAGCCAAGACACTGGCCCACAAAGGACACAGAGCGAGGGAGCGGAAAGGAGTGGGCAGCATTTACGGGGGCGATGTCCTGCCTCCAGGGTTCGATTAAGGATTACCCTGCAGGATATGCGGGCAGTCGAAAAGACCCCTGACCTCAGGTCTTTACCTGTTTATGAGTGTCTGGCCAGGAAATATTGTTAtagagttttattttattttatttttaatttaacccTTTATATGGCCGTGATGCATATCTGCAACATACCGTTTGAATTCAACTATTTCATAGTGTTTATAAAGAAAGTGACATGTGTTAGTGTGATGTCATAATGCAACAAGGCTTTTTTTATTAGTATGACCTGATCCCACTCTACCATGAGTTTTGACAACATAAGTTTACTTTTCCCGCCAATTTTGTGAAACAAGCACGTGAGCTCCGTTCCAAACTTtcaattacaaatatttcttaaaatacaacttatttgtttaaacaaaacTGCACAATTGAAAAGGTATTTATGTTTATAATGCATGTGCAGCCGAGTTTTTATGTTATGGTTTATGTGTTACGTGAAAATAGTGAGTATCGTTGTGTTGCAGATATACATCAAACTGCTTTTCAGAGATAATTTGTGCAGTCTCAGTTTTGATGTATATATGCaacatttatttgtttgtgattattattatgttaTGTTTTATGTGTTTTTATATACAATTATTTGGTATTTATTGTCTTTGTCGTCTGTGTTATATGTTCATCTATGGAACCAAAGTTATGTTATGTTTCAAATGGTATATACTATTGTATTACATAGGAATAATGTCAGAAAAAGGATTAACGCCTTCGCAAAtagaaagtttttttaatagcgTGGATAGCGAGGATGATCTCGACTTTTCTGCTGATGACGAAAGCGATTACTATCCCAATAAAGAAGATTTTGAGACCTCAGATGACGAAGTTTTGGAAAATCAAGTTGAACTCCCTACCGACTTGAATGTTCCAAGCAAGGATGTCAACGATGTTGCGACTTCTAGCAAAAAGGACCTAAGAAGGAATTTGCTATGGAGACAACgcagtttgattttgaatgaGAACCAACTTCAGCTGCTCACGAGCACTGCGTTACCTCCGGAACTAATGGAGCTGTCCCAGcctattcaatttttttcgtaTCTATTTCCTAAAAAAGTTTTTGAGAATATTTCGAATGAAACTAACCTTTACATTCATCAAAAAGAGCCAAACGCAAATATTACTTTTACTCCTTTGGATATTCAACAGTTTGTTGGAATTGTGTTGTATATGTCCATTTCGAACTACGCTGGAATAGTTCCCACAGACACTGCCCGCCGATTCAACAAGGCCAAAAAGGAATATATACAAATTGACCGTCCTTTCGCTGTAGCACAATACAACAGTTATATGGGAGGCGTTGATCTGATCGACAGTATAATCGGaagatataaaattttattgagaAGCAAACGTTGGCAAGTCAGAATCTTTTATCATTTACTGGACCTTACAATCAGCAACGCTTGGTTGTTGTATAAACGTGTTAGGAAGGCAAATGGATATCCTGGAAAAGTTTTAAGTTCATCAGACTTTCGGCTTGATATCGCAGAAGTGCTAACAAAAGTTAACACTAAATCAAAATTGGGTAAACGAAGTTCCGTCATTGAAAATGAATTGCAGCTAAAGAAGCAGAGAGGTCCAACTCAGCATGTACCAAACCAAATGGTACGACAGGATCAGGTTGGACATTGGCCAATTTGGGCAGACAAAAGAATAAGATGCAAGTTTCCAAACTGTGCAGGATATTCTCAAGTCATGTGCAACAAATGTGGAGTAGCTTTATGCttcaataaaagaaataattgtttcaccaattttcacttAAATTAAACAGTAATTTAAGCGCCTTATagcaaatattataataaaatttacgtTTTATCTATGTAAACTGAGCACTGAaactattaaatatattatgaattcaaatattttgtttaatgcACTAAAAACATTAcaaatatattcatttatgttaaataaatttttggattatattaagtttaattttgaACCCAAGCATATTTGATGTATTTATGCAACATATCCTTTATCCTTaataaaagtgtaaaaaatcaaaaatcgggaaaacgaaaaaaaagtgcattttttatttttaattatatatctaaaaacaaaaaccgcaTCAAAATCGGAGTTTATGCCATATGAAGGGTTAAATGGAAGGTTTTCAGTTGAAGTTTCTTCccaaagaagaaatattatattttatattttattattatttataacaCTTATACTTAGCCCTATAAACTCTCTTAGTACCTCCAACCAATTCAGTCTGGAAACACATAAAattaccaaaaataaaaaagccgAAAAAAAAGTCAAGAAATGCTGGGAAAAAAAGTGGAACAACAAGTTGGAAAAGGAGGTAATGCCACTCCAGCAATTAATCAGGCAAATTGCAGGCGGAATATAATAAGAAATGAGCCGGCAAGCCAGGACGAGTCACAGGACGCAGGACGCAGGACGAGAAGGCTTTAAAAAGTCTAACCACAAAACAAAGTGCCTGGGTTTCTGAATAATTAAAGGGAAGCGAATTTAATATGGCTTTAGGATATGTATACatgtatatatacatttattcCCATTGATATCGGGTGaatatttcattaatattGATCAGCAAACATGCAGGGATATGGCATGGCTGTCATCTAACTGCATTCtggccaaataaataaaaagccaTTGGCCATTCCATCAAAAGGCAAACACAAATTCGCATTCGATGCGATAATGGAGAGCGCACGAACCGTGTTTGTTGGCTTTTGTCCTATTTTTTAGCATACAGGAGATCCTATATTTTCAGTAAACTAATAAAAGGTTAGTACAGTACAGTAGAGACTTGATAAGAGTTTACAAAAGAAATCTTCAGAATATATGAAATAGGatacttatttatttacaatctGTCTGCCACAGCTAGTAAGGCTTTCAGCTGAAATAGGATATATTTTGAAGAAGTTTTCAGGTAATCATAGATgtctttgaatatttttaccattttttcaCCTTTAAAAATGGTGTATCCTGTCTCTATATATCACTCTCGCCATCACAGTCACAGTCCTCACCCCCTAACTGTAGTAGTCCTGTCACCACTTTTCCCTTCAATTTTCATCTCCATCTCCACTCAACGCTTTGGATTTATGATCTGAAATGCCAaaatctctctctctttctctatcaactgccacgccccctcacACCGCTATCCGCCCACTCGCCAGGACATATTTGTCAGTTTACAAAATGGCTGTTGGATGGCAAAGTCTAACGCTTTTTACGGCTgtcagtttttgttttgttgttacTTTGATATTTTCGTTTTTCAACAAATTTTCTGACAAAGTCAGCACAACAGAGTgaacactgagagaaaaaaaagggcCTAAAGGCCAGAAGTTTCAAGTTGAACGCCTTTTGCGTTGGCCCGTTTCCTTTCATCATCGACTCCTTCCGTCCGCCATtgagcttttccatttcccattttcccgCCACCACCACTGCCATTTACATTTTTCCCAACAAATGGCTGGAGAACTGGACTCGAACTCGGCACTCCGGCAATTGGAATTGTTGTTAAATACTTACGGCCGTAATTGCAAACGACTGAAGGGAGAAAACAGTTAAAGCCAATAAATACCCATTACCTCTTAATTGAATTATTTGAATAAGGAGTTTGCATTTTGGATTTTGAGTAATAAACAAATATAGCGTTTTTATGGTCTATCAATAAAGGGGATTCAGTGGAGAAAGTTTGAGAAATTGTTCCATAAACTTAATAATCAATCAAGAACTCATTAAGAAGCTTATGGCggcaattataattatttactaATTATTTACTAAATTGttcaaaaacttaagcctcaTCAGCCTATAAAGAAATAGTATTGAAATCTATAAGTCTAAAGGAATTCTTATTCTTGTAATCTCtaagaaattattataaatagttGGAAATAAATAGAAACCAAATGTTCACATGTATGTCTTTcacttataattatttaataattcttAAACTAATACTTACTAATTAtaaagtatatgtatataatcaCTAACTTAATCCCTTTattatatcctttttaataGAACTCCTATATAAATTCCCATCTTATCCCAACATCTCTTTATTCCTTTGTACATATATGTGTCATATTTACTTTTGAATATTTGTGTCCTTTTGGCAAATATCCTTTGAGCCTTGGTGCGAACAGAGTCCTGAAGCCTCGGGTATACCAGAGTAGTCTCTTCCACCAAAGAGTCCTGGCTGCAGGCTGGACGTGAAAAAGACGAAATTGAATAGCGGACATTAATCAAGTTTTTACTTGAAATTGCTGTTCGGCCTGCAGTCTGGCTGCAATTTGCTGCTCGTGGTCGGAGTCCGGTGCTCTTCGATCCGTAAAGGAAACAGAACGACGGCCAGAAGAGTCCCAGCCACGCCTTCCAGTCTTCCGCCCCTCCATTGGCAGTCCATTGCCACTGCCAGGTGGAGGACCAGTCTGGACAAATGTTTGTGGCAAGGCCATTAAGAGTTGCAAACTCCGCAAACTGCAGTCTCCGGCTGTCGTCCGGACGGAATCGTCCGGAGAAAGCCCGTAGCTGCCGGACAACTCATTAATTATagcaaaatatttgcaatgGCAAATCAATTAAGTCGGAGCCCCTGACAGGCCGCaggttgcaagttgcaagttgcaggcgcagttgcagttgcagttgcaattgcTGTGGAAGCCCTTGAATGGAAATGCTGCAGAAATATGAGACAGCGCCCAAGGAGCCAAAGGACGAGCAATCGATTCCCATTCGAAATACTCGTAAATTGCTTTAACTGCAGAAATATCAGATATTGCGAAAAATACGAGAAAATAAAGGCCATTCGTTGAATCAGAAACGCAATCAGACTAATtgtggaaatatttttttctttattttaatcgATTGGGCAAATAGTTTTTAGCCAACAATGTTTATAGTCTTAAAATTGCATAACAAAATATATCAGGTATAGTCTAGGGTGTAAAA contains:
- the LOC123257626 gene encoding uncharacterized protein LOC123257626, whose protein sequence is MSEKGLTPSQIESFFNSVDSEDDLDFSADDESDYYPNKEDFETSDDEVLENQVELPTDLNVPSKDVNDVATSSKKDLRRNLLWRQRSLILNENQLQLLTSTALPPELMELSQPIQFFSYLFPKKVFENISNETNLYIHQKEPNANITFTPLDIQQFVGIVLYMSISNYAGIVPTDTARRFNKAKKEYIQIDRPFAVAQYNSYMGGVDLIDSIIGRYKILLRSKRWQVRIFYHLLDLTISNAWLLYKRVRKANGYPGKVLSSSDFRLDIAEVLTKVNTKSKLGKRSSVIENELQLKKQRGPTQHVPNQMVRQDQVGHWPIWADKRIRCKFPNCAGYSQVMCNKCGVALCFNKRNNCFTNFHLN